A stretch of the Malus sylvestris chromosome 10, drMalSylv7.2, whole genome shotgun sequence genome encodes the following:
- the LOC126585152 gene encoding glycine-rich cell wall structural protein-like isoform X5, whose product MKITMEETRVLLVFIVFVGFLVGSEGVGSKGVTSSSEKEKKKEVYDAKNYGGYGGYGGKGGYGGYDGDGGYGGKGGYGGYGGYGGKGGYGGYDGDGGYRGPKGGYGGGDGYGGYGGPRGGYGGGDGYGGYGGPKGGYWGYGGYGGKGGYGGYGGYGGKGGYGGYDHGRGDRFKDDRDGKEDRSEDDHGGKRDSPKYDYGRKGGNPKYDDGGKGYKPKGDGGAGGSGYP is encoded by the exons atgAAAATAACTATGGAGGAAACAAGGGTGTTGCTTGTTTTCATTGTCTTTGTAGGGTTTCTTGTGGGTTCTGAAGGAGTGGGTTCTAAAGGAGTGACCAGTAGTAgtgagaaggaaaagaaaaaggaggtcTATGATGCCAAAAATTATGGGGGATACGGTGGATATGGAGGGAAAGGAGGTTATGGCGGATACGATGGAGACGGTGGATACGGAGGGAAAGGAGGTTATGGCGGATACGGTGGATATGGAGGGAAAGGAG GTTATGGCGGATACGATGGAGACGGTGGATATAGAGGGCCTAAAGGAGGTTATGGAGGAGGCGATGGATACGGTGGATATGGAGGGCCTAGAGGAGGTTATGGAGGAGGCGATGGATACGGTGGATATGGAGGGCCTAAAGGAGGTTATTGGGGGTATGGAGGATATGGGGGTAAGGGAGGGTATGGAGGGTATGGAGGATATGGGGGTAAGGGAGGGTATGGAGGGTATGATCATGGAAGAGGAGATCGTTTTAAAGATGATCGAGATGGAAAGGAAGACCGTTCTGAAGATGATCACGGTGGGAAAAGAGACAGCCCTAAGTATGATTATGGTAGGAAAGGAGGCAATCCAAAATATGATGATGGCGGGAAAGGATA
- the LOC126585152 gene encoding uncharacterized protein LOC126585152 isoform X6, giving the protein MKITMEETRVLLVFIVFVGFLVGSEGVGSKGVTSSSEKEKKKEVYDAKNYGGYGGYGGKGGYGGHDGDGGYGGKGGYGGYDGDGGYRGPKGGYGGGDGYGGYGGPRGGYGGGDGYGGYGGPKGGYWGYGGYGGKGGYGGYGGYGGKGGYGGYDHGRGDRFKDDRDGKEDRSEDDHGGKRDSPKYDYGRKGGNPKYDDGGKGYKPKGDGGAGGSGYP; this is encoded by the exons atgAAAATAACTATGGAGGAAACAAGGGTGTTGCTTGTTTTCATTGTCTTTGTAGGGTTTCTTGTGGGTTCTGAAGGAGTGGGTTCTAAAGGAGTGACCAGTAGTAgtgagaaggaaaagaaaaaggaggtcTATGATGCCAAAAATTATGGGGGATACGGTGGATATGGAGGGAAAGGAG GTTACGGCGGACATGATGGAGACGGTGGATATGGAGGGAAAGGAGGTTATGGCGGATACGATGGAGACGGTGGATATAGAGGGCCTAAAGGAGGTTATGGAGGAGGCGATGGATACGGTGGATATGGAGGGCCTAGAGGAGGTTATGGAGGAGGCGATGGATACGGTGGATATGGAGGGCCTAAAGGAGGTTATTGGGGGTATGGAGGATATGGGGGTAAGGGAGGGTATGGAGGGTATGGAGGATATGGGGGTAAGGGAGGGTATGGAGGGTATGATCATGGAAGAGGAGATCGTTTTAAAGATGATCGAGATGGAAAGGAAGACCGTTCTGAAGATGATCACGGTGGGAAAAGAGACAGCCCTAAGTATGATTATGGTAGGAAAGGAGGCAATCCAAAATATGATGATGGCGGGAAAGGATA
- the LOC126585152 gene encoding uncharacterized protein LOC126585152 isoform X7, which yields MKITMEETRVLLVFIVFVGFLVGSEGVGSKGVTSSSEKEKKKEVYDAKNYGGYGGYGGKGGYGGYDGDGGYGGKGGYGGYDGDGGYRGPKGGYGGGDGYGGYGGPRGGYGGGDGYGGYGGPKGGYWGYGGYGGKGGYGGYGGYGGKGGYGGYDHGRGDRFKDDRDGKEDRSEDDHGGKRDSPKYDYGRKGGNPKYDDGGKGYKPKGDGGAGGSGYP from the exons atgAAAATAACTATGGAGGAAACAAGGGTGTTGCTTGTTTTCATTGTCTTTGTAGGGTTTCTTGTGGGTTCTGAAGGAGTGGGTTCTAAAGGAGTGACCAGTAGTAgtgagaaggaaaagaaaaaggaggtcTATGATGCCAAAAATTATGGGGGATACGGTGGATATGGAGGGAAAGGAGGTTATGGCGGATACGATGGAGACGGTGGATACGGAGGGAAAGGAG GTTATGGCGGATACGATGGAGACGGTGGATATAGAGGGCCTAAAGGAGGTTATGGAGGAGGCGATGGATACGGTGGATATGGAGGGCCTAGAGGAGGTTATGGAGGAGGCGATGGATACGGTGGATATGGAGGGCCTAAAGGAGGTTATTGGGGGTATGGAGGATATGGGGGTAAGGGAGGGTATGGAGGGTATGGAGGATATGGGGGTAAGGGAGGGTATGGAGGGTATGATCATGGAAGAGGAGATCGTTTTAAAGATGATCGAGATGGAAAGGAAGACCGTTCTGAAGATGATCACGGTGGGAAAAGAGACAGCCCTAAGTATGATTATGGTAGGAAAGGAGGCAATCCAAAATATGATGATGGCGGGAAAGGATA
- the LOC126585152 gene encoding uncharacterized protein LOC126585152 isoform X1, with amino-acid sequence MKITMEETRVLLVFIVFVGFLVGSEGVGSKGVTSSSEKEKKKEVYDAKNYGGYGGYGGKGGYGGYDGDGGYGGKGGYGGYGGYGGKGGYGGHDGDGGYGGKGGYGGYDGDGGYRGPKGGYGGGDGYGGYGGPRGGYGGGDGYGGYGGPKGGYWGYGGYGGKGGYGGYGGYGGKGGYGGYDHGRGDRFKDDRDGKEDRSEDDHGGKRDSPKYDYGRKGGNPKYDDGGKGYKPKGDGGAGGSGYP; translated from the exons atgAAAATAACTATGGAGGAAACAAGGGTGTTGCTTGTTTTCATTGTCTTTGTAGGGTTTCTTGTGGGTTCTGAAGGAGTGGGTTCTAAAGGAGTGACCAGTAGTAgtgagaaggaaaagaaaaaggaggtcTATGATGCCAAAAATTATGGGGGATACGGTGGATATGGAGGGAAAGGAGGTTATGGCGGATACGATGGAGACGGTGGATACGGAGGGAAAGGAGGTTATGGCGGATACGGTGGATATGGAGGGAAAGGAG GTTACGGCGGACATGATGGAGACGGTGGATATGGAGGGAAAGGAGGTTATGGCGGATACGATGGAGACGGTGGATATAGAGGGCCTAAAGGAGGTTATGGAGGAGGCGATGGATACGGTGGATATGGAGGGCCTAGAGGAGGTTATGGAGGAGGCGATGGATACGGTGGATATGGAGGGCCTAAAGGAGGTTATTGGGGGTATGGAGGATATGGGGGTAAGGGAGGGTATGGAGGGTATGGAGGATATGGGGGTAAGGGAGGGTATGGAGGGTATGATCATGGAAGAGGAGATCGTTTTAAAGATGATCGAGATGGAAAGGAAGACCGTTCTGAAGATGATCACGGTGGGAAAAGAGACAGCCCTAAGTATGATTATGGTAGGAAAGGAGGCAATCCAAAATATGATGATGGCGGGAAAGGATA
- the LOC126585152 gene encoding uncharacterized protein LOC126585152 isoform X3, protein MKITMEETRVLLVFIVFVGFLVGSEGVGSKGVTSSSEKEKKKEVYDAKNYGGYGGYGGKGGYGGYDGDGGYGGKGGYGGYGGYGGKGGYGGHDGDGGYGGKGGYGGHDGDGGYGGKGGYGGYDGDGGYRGPKGGYGGGDGYGGYGGPKGGYWGYGGYGGKGGYGGYGGYGGKGGYGGYDHGRGDRFKDDRDGKEDRSEDDHGGKRDSPKYDYGRKGGNPKYDDGGKGYKPKGDGGAGGSGYP, encoded by the exons atgAAAATAACTATGGAGGAAACAAGGGTGTTGCTTGTTTTCATTGTCTTTGTAGGGTTTCTTGTGGGTTCTGAAGGAGTGGGTTCTAAAGGAGTGACCAGTAGTAgtgagaaggaaaagaaaaaggaggtcTATGATGCCAAAAATTATGGGGGATACGGTGGATATGGAGGGAAAGGAGGTTATGGCGGATACGATGGAGACGGTGGATACGGAGGGAAAGGAGGTTATGGCGGATACGGTGGATATGGAGGGAAAGGAGGTTACGGCGGACATGATGGAGACGGTGGATATGGAGGGAAAGGAGGTTACGGCGGACATGATGGAGACGGTGGATATGGAGGGAAAGGAGGTTATGGCGGATACGATGGAGACGGTGGATATAGAGGGCCTAAAGGAG GTTATGGAGGAGGCGATGGATACGGTGGATATGGAGGGCCTAAAGGAGGTTATTGGGGGTATGGAGGATATGGGGGTAAGGGAGGGTATGGAGGGTATGGAGGATATGGGGGTAAGGGAGGGTATGGAGGGTATGATCATGGAAGAGGAGATCGTTTTAAAGATGATCGAGATGGAAAGGAAGACCGTTCTGAAGATGATCACGGTGGGAAAAGAGACAGCCCTAAGTATGATTATGGTAGGAAAGGAGGCAATCCAAAATATGATGATGGCGGGAAAGGATA
- the LOC126585152 gene encoding uncharacterized protein LOC126585152 isoform X2 — translation MKITMEETRVLLVFIVFVGFLVGSEGVGSKGVTSSSEKEKKKEVYDAKNYGGYGGYGGKGGYGGYDGDGGYGGKGGYGGYGGYGGKGGYGGHDGDGGYGGKGGYGGYDGDGGYRGPKGGYGGGDGYGGYGGPRGGYGGGDGYGGYGGPKGGYWGYGGYGGKGGYGGYGGYGGKGGYGGYDHGRGDRFKDDRDGKEDRSEDDHGGKRDSPKYDYGRKGGNPKYDDGGKGYKPKGDGGAGGSGYP, via the exons atgAAAATAACTATGGAGGAAACAAGGGTGTTGCTTGTTTTCATTGTCTTTGTAGGGTTTCTTGTGGGTTCTGAAGGAGTGGGTTCTAAAGGAGTGACCAGTAGTAgtgagaaggaaaagaaaaaggaggtcTATGATGCCAAAAATTATGGGGGATACGGTGGATATGGAGGGAAAGGAGGTTATGGCGGATACGATGGAGACGGTGGATACGGAGGGAAAGGAGGTTATGGCGGATACGGTGGATATGGAGGGAAAGGAGGTTACGGCGGACATGATGGAGACGGTGGATATGGAGGGAAAGGAG GTTATGGCGGATACGATGGAGACGGTGGATATAGAGGGCCTAAAGGAGGTTATGGAGGAGGCGATGGATACGGTGGATATGGAGGGCCTAGAGGAGGTTATGGAGGAGGCGATGGATACGGTGGATATGGAGGGCCTAAAGGAGGTTATTGGGGGTATGGAGGATATGGGGGTAAGGGAGGGTATGGAGGGTATGGAGGATATGGGGGTAAGGGAGGGTATGGAGGGTATGATCATGGAAGAGGAGATCGTTTTAAAGATGATCGAGATGGAAAGGAAGACCGTTCTGAAGATGATCACGGTGGGAAAAGAGACAGCCCTAAGTATGATTATGGTAGGAAAGGAGGCAATCCAAAATATGATGATGGCGGGAAAGGATA
- the LOC126585152 gene encoding uncharacterized protein LOC126585152 isoform X4, which produces MKITMEETRVLLVFIVFVGFLVGSEGVGSKGVTSSSEKEKKKEVYDAKNYGGYGGYGGKGGYGGYDGDGGYGGKGGYGGHDGDGGYGGKGGYGGYDGDGGYRGPKGGYGGGDGYGGYGGPRGGYGGGDGYGGYGGPKGGYWGYGGYGGKGGYGGYGGYGGKGGYGGYDHGRGDRFKDDRDGKEDRSEDDHGGKRDSPKYDYGRKGGNPKYDDGGKGYKPKGDGGAGGSGYP; this is translated from the exons atgAAAATAACTATGGAGGAAACAAGGGTGTTGCTTGTTTTCATTGTCTTTGTAGGGTTTCTTGTGGGTTCTGAAGGAGTGGGTTCTAAAGGAGTGACCAGTAGTAgtgagaaggaaaagaaaaaggaggtcTATGATGCCAAAAATTATGGGGGATACGGTGGATATGGAGGGAAAGGAGGTTATGGCGGATACGATGGAGACGGTGGATACGGAGGGAAAGGAG GTTACGGCGGACATGATGGAGACGGTGGATATGGAGGGAAAGGAGGTTATGGCGGATACGATGGAGACGGTGGATATAGAGGGCCTAAAGGAGGTTATGGAGGAGGCGATGGATACGGTGGATATGGAGGGCCTAGAGGAGGTTATGGAGGAGGCGATGGATACGGTGGATATGGAGGGCCTAAAGGAGGTTATTGGGGGTATGGAGGATATGGGGGTAAGGGAGGGTATGGAGGGTATGGAGGATATGGGGGTAAGGGAGGGTATGGAGGGTATGATCATGGAAGAGGAGATCGTTTTAAAGATGATCGAGATGGAAAGGAAGACCGTTCTGAAGATGATCACGGTGGGAAAAGAGACAGCCCTAAGTATGATTATGGTAGGAAAGGAGGCAATCCAAAATATGATGATGGCGGGAAAGGATA